From the genome of Zerene cesonia ecotype Mississippi chromosome 24, Zerene_cesonia_1.1, whole genome shotgun sequence:
CAATATATagctaaaatacaaaaactattgaatcaAAAATGCCCCAAGATCTACTTCTTTACACATGTACGCTTCCTTGGTGGTGGAACCGGCGGCAGGTCGTCTCTGCACGCTAACCGTTCCCTGAACGCAATATCCCCACCAAAAACCTGGTTATAAATCCCAATAACAAATTTCCCCCCACTGTATATCATGCCTCTGAAGATCTCGTCAGTTTCCTTAGGAAAGCATATCGCTCCAGCAAATAGACCACCCAGTGTTGTACCCACTATCCGACTTGGTATACCGCGTTTGGACGCCATATAATATCCAGAAACTAGTCCAAAAGCCACGATACCTTGCCTCATGGCAAGCCTGTTGGGGTCCCGCATAAATCTCTTAAAATTCCTATCGTGGTCCGCCATTTCGCTCTTCAATTGCACCCAGGCGTTCGCGAAGCCACATTTAATCTGGCATAGGCTTTTCTGGGTATCCGATCGGTAGCTTTTCACTGTTGGCAGCAAGTAGTCCTGCATAATTGGCACGTTATACTTAGGACACTTCAATTGATCGTCTTGATACACTTTGTACTCGTAATGTGGGCTCGTGTACAGGGGTAGGTCTTTGTATTTCATTGGAGGTGGACATTTTGGGGTTGGGTCTGGTTTGGCGGCTTCAACTACTGggaatatattcatattggCGCCAACTAGAACGCTTTTAAGCGCTCCAATCCACAGCCTGCCAAGGACGTAAAGATCACCGTAACATAAGTGCGATAGAGATCTTTTCATTTCATCTTCGGAGTCGAAAATTTCCTCGTGAGTTGTGATTTCTTCATTGTCATTGtttttatcgtattttaaGGATTTTTGTTGCATTACACGGACACCGGGAATTTTgatgttgaatttattttgacgtTTGCATGTTGAAATCCATGAACTATGGTTGTTTTACGAGATTTTTGTAAGGAggttatatagaaatattaaagttaatatatataaataacgtgtTCCCTTTTTAGTCCGTGATGGACTCCTTAACTGCTTAAAGGATTTTAATCCAATTTTCAAATCATATGCAGTTTAATCCAACTTAAAACATAAGAcagattatatttcaattattatgaatgatAACCCGGGTGGAGCAAGGGCACGCAGCTAGTTTAGTATGAAGTATCAATAATGAATAgagtttaaaaaactaaaaaaacacgcttgaATGATGCAATTAACTACAATGTCTCACTCGCTCTTATGATATTCGTATGAATCATTGATTCCTTGCGATCCTAATCTGTATACGTCATGTAATACGAGAAAgtcataaaattgttacaatttCACCGATTCTTGATGAGTGTGCAAGTtataaagcagtggtggctcagtggtgagaacctcggacttcaaaatcgataagtcggggttcgagaccgggcgagcgtgcaggaagtAAACtgatttttctaatttatctgcgcatgtagatatcaccactgctcaaaacggtgaaggaaaacatcgtgaggaaaccggtatgtccgagaatcaaaagttcgacgacatgtgacatctgccaacccgcacttggccagcgtggtggattatggcctgtaCCCTcttaggaggcctgtgtcccagtagtgggaacatttatgggctgatgatgaggatgatgatgatgatgtacaagtttgaattaaatcagtCCGTTTAGAGTGGGTCAAAACCGAGTCTAAGAgtaaacaatgtaaataaatagtttttaataaattatttattcaaatgttcattatttattaatttatttaccctTTTGCGTTTTGTTTTTGACTTATATAACCTTATATAAGGGCTTAAAAAGAGCACACGTTTTTATCAAGacaccaaatttaaaataagtatttattttaatattttacaataatacttNNNNNNNNNNNNNNNNNNNNNNNNNNNNNNNNNNNNNNNNNNNNNNNNNNNNNNNNNNNNNNNNNNNNNNNNNNNNNNNNNNNNNNNNNNNNNNNNNNNNNNNNNNNNNNNNNNNNNNNNNNNNNNNNNNNNNNNNNNNNNNNNNNNNNNNNNNNNNNNNNNNNNNNNNNNNNNNNNNNNNNNNNNNNNNNNNNNNNNNNNNNNNNNNNNNNNNNNNNNNNNNNNNNNNNNNNNNNNNNNNNNNNNNNNNNNNNNNNNNNNNNNNNNNNNNNNNNNNNNNNNNNNNNNNNNNNNNNNNNNNNNNNNNNNNNNNNNNNNNNNNNNNNNNNNNNNNNNNNNNNNNNNNNNNNNNNNNNNNNNNNNNNNNNNNNNNNNNNNNNNNNNNNNNNNNNNNNNNNNNNNNNNNNNNNNNNNNNNNNNNNNNNNNNNNNNNNNNNNNNNNNNNNNNNNNNNNNNNNNNNNNNNNNNNNNNNNNNNNNNNNNNNNNNNNNNNNNNNNNNNNNNNNNNNNNNNNNNNNNNNNNNNNNNNNNNNNNNNNNNNNNNNNNNNNNNNNNNNNNNNNNNNNNNNNNNNNNNNNNNNNNNNNNNNNNNNNNNNNNNNNNNNNNNNNNNNNNNNNNNNNNNNNNNNNNNNNNNNNNNNNNNNNNNNNNNNNNNNNNNNNNNNNNNNNNNNNNNNNNNNNNNNNNNNNNNNNNNNNNNNNNNNNNNNNNNNNNNNNNNNNNNNNNNNNNNNNNNNNNNNNNNNNNNNNNNNNNNNNNNNNNNNNNNNNNNNNNNNNNNNNNNNNNNNNNNNNNNNNNNNNNNNNNNNNNNNNNNNNNNNNNNNNNNNNNNNNNNNNNNNNNNNNNNNNNNNNNNNNNNNNNNNNNNNNNNNNNNNNNNNNNNNNNNNNNNNNNNNNNNNNNNNNNNNNNNNNNNNNNNNNNNNNNNNNNNNNNNNNNNNNNNNNNNNNNNNNNNNNNNNNNNNNNNNNNNNNNNNNNNNNNNNNNNNNNNNNNNNNNNgtttgtaatgtatatatattaaggtttttatgatgtttcaagagcaataaagagttaataaataaaataaataaataaataatatatacaccaATAACGCGGAAAaactttttgaatataatgtttatatgaaagcgtattatataatttctattatatgtTAGTGCTAgccacggcttcgcccgtgcaGTTATTCGtctcaattgaaataataaaaactatcctatgttttaagttggatcaaactgcacacaGTGcgcagatttgattaaaaccggttgagtagtttaggagtccgtcgcggacaaacaacgtgacacgtaatttatagtattaagaTAAGAATTTAGATTAATTCACTTACGAAATTGTTGTTTCTAAACTATAACATTAACCTAggatcatcatcgtcatcagcccatatatgtccccactgctgggacacaggcctcctatgagggttcaggccataatccaccacgctggccaagtgcgggttggcagatgtcacatgtcgtcgaacttttgattctcggacatgccggtttcctcacgatgttttccttcaccgttttaagcagtggtgatgttatctacatgtgcagataaattgaaaaatcaatttatttcctgcacgctcgcccggtctcgaaccccgacttatcgattttgaagaccgaggttctcaccactgagccaccactgctaacCTAGGATACctgagtttattttaaaacatctctcattttctttttataaatacactagCGGCCgacggcttcgcccgtggtacatatatagacttCCTATATAAATGGGATAAtatataacactgaaaaaatttttcgGACCAGTAGTccctgagataagtgcgttcaaacaaacaaactcttcagctttataatacttgtatatataacaaaccTCAGCCGCTGAACTGCTCAGCTCAAGCAGATCATTCGAAATTGATAATCGACTTCAGGCATTCGATTGCAATCCGAAACGATATCATTCCGATGCTGAATCGTTCCGAACTCAATTCGCTAtcgagaaaaaaaacaaattcatatgCCATGGATCCCATTTCGATCGGCCACTGTATCTTGACACGTCGCTGAATTTTATAGCTCGTATCTTAAAGACATAGAGTACAAAATtgaatgtaatgttttataggTACGTGTGGCGGGGGTCTACGTTGTTTTGTCGTGTCGTTTTGTTAGGTCCAGATGAAGACATGTTAGTATGGGCCtgaattagatttttataggCTCGGAAATTGCTCGAACTTTctagaattttaatatagatatcgTAACGTTTGGTTCTGGGAAAGATCTTTATTAGAAAACTATAAATGATATCATTCAAACTAGTTTCTGGATGCGACTTCGTCTGCATAGTTGGAATACAATCATGTGCCAAAAAGcctatattttaagattttctaTTTCTGATTCTCCGCTAAAACTGCATTCAATTTGACGCAGCGGATTGCGTCTTGCGCACACGAACATACAGAAAGATCGACACACCGAGCCGGAGGTCCGTTTCCTTTGCCCCACCCTTCCCAATTCcgtccttctttccagtcgatCCCTTcttaataaatgcgaaagtaattcTGCCTGTCTCTTTTTCAGATCTAAACCAGTGAACCGATTtgggtgaaatttggtacaaaaatAGTTTGCCATGCGGGTAAAATTGACATGAATGCAtatctttttctttgactacgcgggccGCAAAACTAATCCtgtactactaatattataaatgcgaaagtttgtgagcatttatgtatgtatatgtatgtttgttactctttcatacaaaaactaatgagccgattgcaatgtaatttggtacgtagatacctggacaaatggaataacacataggcaactttttatcccgatattcttacgggatacaggcacagctagttttcataaattgaacaaattatcCTATTCTGTTCAATCAgaaattgaacccaggacctttTAACTAACCACTGTACCATACGGTATAGAAGGATATagttaaacaataaacaataactcGCTACAGGCAACATtgataatattgttaacaaaCAATAAGCCATTATAGTCTCTTGAACCGTTATATAGTTCAGGTTAACATGCTTTGGCCCGCGGCTTTGTTCGCATGGTGGAATGcttgcttttaaatttgtgtACTAACagtgatggctcagtggtgagggcATCGGACTTTAATCGATCAGTCGAAGGTTCGACCGGACGAGcgtacaatataaatagatttgaaGAACTTTACCACTGattgaaacggtgaaggaaaacatcgtgaggaaaccggcatgtccgagaatcaaaagttcgacgacatgtgacatctgtccACAATTGGTCAGCGTGCTGGATTACGGCCTGCACCATCAATGGatgcctgtgtcccagcagtgggaacatatatggactgatgatgatattaatgATATGGGGAAGTAA
Proteins encoded in this window:
- the LOC119836366 gene encoding uncharacterized protein LOC119836366, with the protein product MQQKSLKYDKNNDNEEITTHEEIFDSEDEMKRSLSHLCYGDLYVLGRLWIGALKSVLVGANMNIFPVVEAAKPDPTPKCPPPMKYKDLPLYTSPHYEYKVYQDDQLKCPKYNVPIMQDYLLPTVKSYRSDTQKSLCQIKCGFANAWVQLKSEMADHDRNFKRFMRDPNRLAMRQGIVAFGLVSGYYMASKRGIPSRIVGTTLGGLFAGAICFPKETDEIFRGMIYSGGKFVIGIYNQVFGGDIAFRERLACRDDLPPVPPPRKRTCVKK